GTGGTCCCTTATTACAACAAGCCCAGCCAAGAGGGGATGTACCAGCACTTCTCCGCCTGCGCCCGCGCCACCGACCTGCCGGTAATGCTCTATAACGTTCCCGGCCGGACCGGGGCCAATTTGCTGCCCGAAACCGTGGCCCGTCTGGCCGAGATATCCAACATCGTGGCCATAAAGGAAGCCAGCGGGAACCTGGACCAGGTGAGCGAGATCAGGCGCCTGGTGCCCCCCGCCTTCAAAGTATACAGCGGCGACGATTCCCTCACCCTGCCCATGATGGCCCTCGGGGCCTACGGGGTGGTGAGTGTGGCTTCCCACCTGATCGGCCGCGAGCTGAAGGCCATGGTGGAGGCAGCGGCCTCCGCCCGCATGGAAGAAGCACAGAGTCTGCATTTGCGCTTCTTCCCCCTTTTCAAGGCTCTCTTCCTGGCTCCCAACCCGGTACCGGTAAAGACCGCACTTTCCTGGCTGGGCCTTCCTTCCGGCAGGCCGCGCCTCCCTTTGGTGGGTTTAGCCCCGGGCGAGGAGGAACGTCTCAAGAAGGCGCTGGAGGAAACGGGAATATCTTTAGGGCGCTAAATTGCCGAATAACGAGCTTGCGGCTTGAGCAGGGCAGAAAAACGGTTTATAATAGGCCCGGAGAGACGCTGGCCGCCGGCACGAGGAGTGCCGGTGCTTTACTGTTCGCGGGCGGGGTGGTTCGGGAGGTGTATGGATGCCCAATTCGGATGCCAAGCTGACCATTATTCCTTTGGGCGGCCTGGGTGAGATCGGCAAGAACATGCTGGCCATCCGCTACGGCGGTCACCTGTTGGTAATCGACTGCGGTCTCATTTTCCCGGAGGACGATATGTTCGGGATCGACGTGGTCATCCCGGACATGACTTATCTGCTGGAGAATAGGGGCCAGCTGCGGGGAATAGTCCTCACCCACGGCCATGAGGACCACATCGGAGCCCTGCCTTATCTCCTCCGCGAACTGGACGTGCCCATATACGGCACCAAACTCACGTTGGGATTGGTTGAGGCCAAACTGCGCGAACAGGAGGCTCGGGCTACCCGCCTGTGCTGCCTCAAACCCCGGGAAGTGGCCAAGGTGGGACCGTTCCGGATAGAGCTGATCCGGGTGAGCCACAGCATAGCCGACGCCGTGGCGGTGGCGGTGCATACCCCGGTGGGAACAATAGTGCACACCGGTGATTTCAAGTTCGATCCCACGCCGGTAGACGGCGAGGTTACGGACTTCTACAAGTTCGCCGAGCTGGGGGAGAAGGGCGTACTGGTGCTGCTGTCGGACAGCACCAATGTGGAGCGTCCGGGACACACCCTTTCCGAACGCACGGTCGGCGAGGCCTTTGCCGAGGCCTTCGGCCAGGCTAAAGAGAGAATTATCGTGGCCAGTTTCGCCTCCAACATCCCCCGCATCCAGCAGGTAATCAACCTGGCGGGCAAGTTCAACCGCCGGGTGGCGGTGGCGGGACGCAGCATGGTGAACGTGGTTTCCATCGCCACCGAACTGGGCTACCTGCACATTCCCCCGGGAACCCTGGTCGACCTGGAGGAGGTCAACCGTCTGCCCCTCCAACAGGTGGTTATCCTGACCACCGGCAGTCAGGGTGAGCCCATGTCCGCCCTGAGCCGCATGGCGGCTGCCGATCACCGCCAGCTGGGCATTGTGCCCGGCGATACGGTGCTCATCTCCTCCAATCCCATCCCGGGCAACGAGAAGATGGTAGGCCGGGTGATCGATCAACTGTTCCGGCAGGGGGCGGATGTA
The DNA window shown above is from Clostridia bacterium and carries:
- the dapA gene encoding 4-hydroxy-tetrahydrodipicolinate synthase translates to MRDFGRVVTAMITPFTLDGALDVEGAQVLARWLVDNGSDGLVVAGTTGESPTLSREEKLTLLKAVKEAVGSRAAVIAGTGSNHTAASIEATVQATAAGADGIMLVVPYYNKPSQEGMYQHFSACARATDLPVMLYNVPGRTGANLLPETVARLAEISNIVAIKEASGNLDQVSEIRRLVPPAFKVYSGDDSLTLPMMALGAYGVVSVASHLIGRELKAMVEAAASARMEEAQSLHLRFFPLFKALFLAPNPVPVKTALSWLGLPSGRPRLPLVGLAPGEEERLKKALEETGISLGR
- a CDS encoding ribonuclease J; the encoded protein is MPNSDAKLTIIPLGGLGEIGKNMLAIRYGGHLLVIDCGLIFPEDDMFGIDVVIPDMTYLLENRGQLRGIVLTHGHEDHIGALPYLLRELDVPIYGTKLTLGLVEAKLREQEARATRLCCLKPREVAKVGPFRIELIRVSHSIADAVAVAVHTPVGTIVHTGDFKFDPTPVDGEVTDFYKFAELGEKGVLVLLSDSTNVERPGHTLSERTVGEAFAEAFGQAKERIIVASFASNIPRIQQVINLAGKFNRRVAVAGRSMVNVVSIATELGYLHIPPGTLVDLEEVNRLPLQQVVILTTGSQGEPMSALSRMAAADHRQLGIVPGDTVLISSNPIPGNEKMVGRVIDQLFRQGADVIHEAISGIHVSGHASQEELKLMLNLVRPRFFVPVHGEYRMLVKHARLAEQVGIPRQNIFVCENGQVLEFTKEKGVVSGTVPAGRVLVDGLGVGDVGNIVLRDRKQLAQDGILIVVVTLDREAHAVVAGPDIVSRGFVYVREAEALLEEAKEKVNAVLCECLERQASNWGAIKGSVRESLGRFLYERTGRRPMILPIIMEV